The Halanaerobiales bacterium genomic interval TTTACCTGAAAAAGAATATGCTGAACTAAGAGTAGCAATAAATCACAGAGAAAGATTAATGAAAGATTTAAATGGTATTCAAAATCGTATAATTCGCTGGTTAGATATTTACTTTCCTGAATTTAATGATGTTTTCAAAGACTGGGAAGGAAAAGCAGCATTATCTACTTTAAAAAATCTTCCTTTACCTGAAAAAATAAACAAAGCAGAGGTGAAAGAAATAGTAAATATCTGGAGAGAAGATGGCATTAAAAGAGGAGTAGGTAAAAAAAGAGCTAAAAAATTAAAAAGATGTGCCCAAAGATCAATTGGTATTCAAACAGGTAAAAAAATGGCTGAGTTAGAAATAAAAAACTTATTAAAACAATATGAACAACTAAGTAAGCAACTAGAAAACTTAGAAGAAAAAATAGAAAAAATACTAAAAGAAATACCTGGAGCTAAAGAAATGATCAGTATACCAGGAGTAGGAGCAATGACAGTGGCTGGATTTTTATCAGAATGTGGTAATTTAGATGATTACAATCATCCAAAACAGATAATAAAATTAGCGGGTTTAAATTTAATGGAGCATAGTTCTGGTAAACATAAAGGTGAAACGAAAATAACTAAAAGAGGACGACCGCAATTAAGATCACTGTTATACAGAGTATCAATGCCATTGGTAAGGCATAATAACGAATTCAGCCAGATACATGAATATTATAAAAATCGTTCAAAAAACCCGCTAGAGAAAAAACAATCATTAATAGCAATATGTTGTAAATTAATTAAGATATTATATACTTTAGGAACTAGAGAAATAGAATATGATGGTGAAAAAATGTTGAATGATATAAAAAGACCAAAAGAATATAAAAAAGCAGTATAATGAATAAACATATAAATTGTATTTAGGTAGAAAAGTGTTAAAAGAAAGTATTTTGAGATCAATAATTTAAGCAAAAATTAGCAATAATACTCTTTAAGTATCAATTATGACTCCTTGAAAAAATGAAGCCAGGAGCAGCCGATATTTTTATTCCATTAGGGCCTAGACCCAGCAAAGGAGCAAGAATCGGCCTCCACCCATGGACAGGTAGAACGAAGGAATT includes:
- a CDS encoding IS110 family transposase; the encoded protein is YKYFTASGFKVVTVNPHHVEKSKELDDNNPTKCDKKDALVIAQLVKDGRYSTPNLPEKEYAELRVAINHRERLMKDLNGIQNRIIRWLDIYFPEFNDVFKDWEGKAALSTLKNLPLPEKINKAEVKEIVNIWREDGIKRGVGKKRAKKLKRCAQRSIGIQTGKKMAELEIKNLLKQYEQLSKQLENLEEKIEKILKEIPGAKEMISIPGVGAMTVAGFLSECGNLDDYNHPKQIIKLAGLNLMEHSSGKHKGETKITKRGRPQLRSLLYRVSMPLVRHNNEFSQIHEYYKNRSKNPLEKKQSLIAICCKLIKILYTLGTREIEYDGEKMLNDIKRPKEYKKAV